The following are encoded together in the Cryptococcus neoformans var. neoformans JEC21 chromosome 9 sequence genome:
- a CDS encoding t-complex protein 1, zeta subunit (tcp-1-zeta), putative, translating into MSSIELINPKAESLRRTQALQVNTAGAVGLANVVKSNLGPRGTIKMLVDGSGQIKMTKDGKVLLSEMQIQNPTAAMIARTAVAQDEQCGDGTTSVVLLVGELLKQADRYIQEGVHPRVIGDGFDIAKKEALNFLDTFKQTPKLDRANLISVAHTSLATKLHAKLAQKLSADVVDAVLAIQPPEVTEPGAYREPIDLHMIEVMKMQHKTDTDTQLIRGLVMDHGARHPDMPKRVENAYILTLNVSLEYEKTEVNSGFFYSSAEQREKLVESERRFVDSKLKKIVELKNAVCDVVVGSNEKPKNFVVINQKGIDPMSLDVLAKNGILALRRAKRRNMERLQFACGGVAQNSVEDLTPDVLGWAGLVYEHTLGEEKYTFVEDVKEPKSVTMLIKGPNAHTMTQIQDALRDGFRSIKNAIEDNSVIPGAGAFELACSAHLNSSLKTLAKGRAKLGVQAFAEAMLVIPKTLAANGGYDVQDAIVGLQQELEEAGEDGVVGLDLKSGEPMDPVVEGVWDNYRVKRQMLHGAATIAVNLLNVDEVLRAGRSSLKEGPGP; encoded by the exons ATGTCCAGCATAGAACTCATAAACCCAAAAGCTGAGAGTTTGAGGAGGACGCAGGCTCTCCAGGTCAACACT GCCGGCGCCGTTGGTCTTGCGAATGTCGTCAAGTCCAATCTCG GTCCTAGAGGAACGATCAAAATGTTGGTGGACGGCTCTGGACAAATTAAGATGACCAAG GACGGTAAAGTCCTTCTGTCTGAGATGCAGATCCAG AACCCCACTGCCGCTATGATTGCTCGAACCGCTGTGGCGCAGGATGAGCAATGCGGCGATGGCACAACGTCGGTTGTTCTTCTCGTCGGAGAACTTTTGAAGCAGGCGGACAGATACATCCAGGAAGGTGTTCACCCACGAGTGATTGGAGATGGTTTCGACATTGCTAAGAAGGAAGCGTTGAAC TTCCTTGACACTTTCAAGCAAACCCCTAAACTCGACCGTGCCAACCTCATTTCTGTTGCCCACACCTCCCTTGCTACGAAGCTCCACGCCAAACTCGCTCAAAAACTCTCCGCGGATGTTGTCGATGctgtccttgccatccAGCCTCCTGAAGTCACCGAACCTGGAGCTTATCGAGAACCCATTGACCTGCATATGATTGaagtgatgaagatgcaaCACAAGACCGACACAGACACCCAGTTGATTAGGGGATTGGTTATGGACCATGGTGCTAGACATCCCGACATGCCCAAGCGGGTGGAGAACGCCTACATCTTGACGCTCAATGTTTCCCTTGAGTACGAGAAGACCGAGGTCAACTCAGGCTTCTTCTATTCCTCAGCGGAGCAAAGGGAAAAGCTCGTTGAGTCTGAAAGACGATTCGTTGACTCTAAGCTTAAGAAAATTGTTGAGCTCAAGAACGCTGTGTGTGACGTGGTTGTTGGATCAAATGAGAAACCCAAGAATTTCGTTGTGATCAACCAAAAGGGTATCGATCCGATGAGCTTGGATGTCCTCGCTAAGAACGGTATTCTCGCTTTAAGGCGTGCGAAGAGAAGGAACATGGAGCG ATTACAATTTGCATGTGGCGGTGTCGCTCAAAATTCCGTCGAGGATTTGACCCCAGATGTCCTTGGTTGGGCCGGTCTTGTCTACGAGCACACTCTAGGTGAAGAAAAGTATACTTTTGTGGAGGATGTGAAGGAACCAAAGTCCGTCACCATGCTCATTAAAGGTCCCAACGCGCATACCATGACTCAGATTCAAGATGCTCTTCGAGACGGTTTCCGTTCCATCAAGAATGCCATCGAAGACAACTCTGTTATTCCAGGTGCGGGTGCGTTCGAGCTCGCCTGCTCAGCGCATCTCAATTCTTCCTTAAAGACTCTCGCCAAGGGCCGAGCCAAGCTGGGTGTCCAGGCTTTCGCTGAGGCTATGCTTGTAATCCCTAAGACTCTTGCCGCGAACGGAGGATACGACGTGCAGGATGCCATCGTGGGTTTGCAACAAGAGTTGGAGGAGGCCGGTGAGGATGGTGTCGTGGGTTTGGATTTGAAGAGTGGAGAGCCAATGGACCCTGTTGTCGAAGGTGTATGGGATAACTACAGAGTGAAGAGGCAAATGTTGCACGGAGC GGCGACTATTGCTGTGAACTTGTTGAATGTCGACGAAGTGCTTAGGGCAGGAAGATCATC GCTCAAAGAGGGCCCTGGTCCTTAG
- a CDS encoding ER to Golgi transport-related protein, putative produces the protein MSAGHPVLDLPPTMPSASVHTMPSSSPMVDDEDDITFDSPEEEIAHYREKYRQALDMLTDTRAELEEFQQSSKELEDEMEQELAANDKQQADLREKIKRLDAEKEEWRTKHIALQKMHSSTTSAMQREMDNLRSERDKTLVALRDLEMGNDELERNERVAISSLLDLESKYNRAIEEKTLLEQDLAQKDELETETQRLKDELREANEEISILKDQLARAIATPPSSVSTSSPIHDAACDLSRIHLSDDINASPLPPPVPSKNKSITPEGHSPRRGLSRSGTMSSIPVASPSTKRFSQQIPHSPSFSTLSRSTTSRNLAAAAGTPGSPALARSRSGIPQASPARGIVLASHQQTKSRGFKLLHDLQARLKATDDKLGGAKVPRRNVSNPASVFGVGKRVTSTTSTTSSTTTAPAPHARVTALAKDHNTTPTAQSQQFPGSGIMSPGWVLVGEGEGEDTPTGPWSMTLPAEPNSPLDPTFRSSSTTSNRSLPSRPGIPSPLASGSARSTTSGTAQRQAGQRPSSRLGLKASRRDSEARPLSPSMIPVPSFSSRPMSPDVYQPLRSATPTSGFSSFSASASTSNPPRPNSRTGKRNPIGRGPPPLSSSTRLHHQRSRQSLSGAGPTPTTGADKVERAKRGPRRSSLSNMDKPSLMSASSGSRTPSGRPTSVHVFRETPPPVPRIPSAILKESKVKK, from the exons ATGTCGGCAGGTCATCCAGTCCTCGACCTCCCGCCTACAATGCCCTCCGCTTCCGTCCACACCATGCCGAGCAGCTCACCAATggttgacgatgaggacgacATTAC GTTTGACTcaccagaagaagagattgcGCATTATAGGGAGAAGTACAGACAAGCCCTTGATATGCTCACTGACACTAGGGCCGAGCTGG AGGAGTTCCAACAGTCATCTAAAGAGCTggaggacgagatggaACAAGAGTTGGCTGCTAATGATAAGCAACAAGCCGACCTTCgagaaaaaataaaaagaTTAGATgcggaaaaggaggagtgGAGG ACAAAGCATATTGCGTTGCAAAAGATGCACAGCTCTACAACTTCGGCGATGCAAAGAGAAATGGATAACCTGCGCTCAGAAAGGGACAAGACCCTGGTTGCCTTGCGAGATCTGGAAATGGGAAATGATGAACTGGAGCGCAATGAACG AGTGGCAATATCTTCGTTATTAGATCTCGAAAGCAAGTACAACCGAGCTattgaggagaagactCTTTTGGAACAGGATCTGGCACAGAAGGATGAGCTTGAGACTGAAACTCAGAGGCTGAAAGACGAGTTACGGG AGGCCAACGAAGAAATCAGTATATTAAAGGACCAGCTCGCCCGCGCAATTGCAACTCCCCCATCCTCCGTGTCTACATCTTCCCCGATACATGATGCCGCCTGCGATCTTTCCCGCATCCATCTTTCTGACGATATCAATGCCTCcccacttcctcctcccgtCCCTAGTAAGAACAAGTCGATTACGCCTGAAGGGCATTCCCCCAGACGCGGCTTGTCACGGAGCGGCACCATGTCCTCCATCCCTGTGGCATCTCCCTCGACAAAGAGGTTCTCGCAACAGATTCCgcattctccttctttcagcACACTCAGTcgctccaccacctctcGCAATCTGGCAGCTGCCGCTGGTACGCCTGGATCACCGGCATTAGCAAGATCTAGGAGCGGTATTCCTCAAGCTTCACCCGCGCGGGGCATTGTGCTGGCCAGTCACCAGCAGACCAAATCCAGAGGGTTCAAGCTTCTGCACGACTTACAGGCCAGGCTCAAGGCGACGGATGATAAGTTGGGAGGTGCTAAAGTGCCTAGGAGGAATGTTTCGAACCCCGCTTCGGTCTTTGGCGTTGGCAAGCGTGTAACTTCCACGACTTCGACGACAAGCTCCACAACAACCGCACCTGCCCCTCATGCTCGTGTCACCGCTCTGGCAAAAGATCACAATACAACTCCAACTGCTCAATCCCAACAGTTTCCTGGCAGCGGCATTATGTCTCCTGGCTGGGTCCTTGTTGGCGAGGGTGAAGGCGAGGACACGCCTACTGGTCCGTGGTCCATGACTCTTCCTGCTGAACCAAACTCTCCTCTCGACCCCACTTTCAGGAGCTCAAGTACTACCTCCAACCGATCATTGCCTTCCAGACCTGGAATCCCATCTCCCCTAGCAAGTGGCTCGGCCAGGTCTACTACCTCCGGCACGGCTCAACGACAAGCAGGCCAAAGACCATCTTCCCGATTAGGGTTGAAAGCCAGCAGACGTGACAGCGAAGCGcgtcctctttctccatcaATGATCCCtgtcccttctttctcttcccgACCAATGTCCCCGGACGTGTACCAGCCTTTGCGCTCCGCCACGCCTACTTCTGGATTCTCATCGTTCTCTGCTTCAGCATCGACAAGCAACCCACCTAGGCCAAACTCGAGAACGGGCAAGAGAAATCCCATAGGCAGAGGCCCTCCACCATTGTCATCTTCTACTAGACTACATCACCAGCGTTCTCGTCAGTCATTGTCTGGAGCAGGACCTACACCCACAACTGGTGCCGACAAGGTGGAGCGTGCGAAGAGAGGGCCGCGGAGAAGCTCTTTAAGCAACATGGATAAGCCCAGTCTTATGTCTGCTTCATCTGGATCCAGAACACCAAGCGGCAGGCCGACCAGTGTACACGTCTTTAGAGAGACGCCACCGCCAGTCCCGAGGATTCCTAGTGCAATCCTAAAGGAAAGTAAAGTAAAGAAATAG
- a CDS encoding expressed protein has protein sequence MDTAKRNRLLTRTQTDTERASRWWAEGIKASASASCDLSSVLNSPSKRNRAMEEEIKRLNEELVATRKGYERQMEEEAKLSMSLRDRIGRLEGKFRKEKAKVELAQIKESEMKVSLELLEDQLKREREDWSKYVHDLKATLAKERDEKRTLQEEIDNLKKETSRPAEVSAVPPSDLFMSPRALQPINVNIPTSLASTAPSTPSRKIAAHPSSPSALRKSYAHLESQHKALKAAYDSLQEQHERDMKYLKTYAAVVADREERRRKKRAEKRAERSARKNSTATETFNHEGNASAIVHQKDNVGPAMPSAMAGNETDPFGAIEASDTEMDTGNVALNSTTENGQPTPFGTPILTNTALRQVSGPTSPGTPSLAQPKSQNRASLWLGTLQTPAPPTSLKRKENDLNLDLFSPPDKDSVITTPSAFSRNLVRDRLGESSLRKTVISRALGTGMPNPLTLRSETSSTSTPGPSSAKGDSSGAKRKAIDLEGLSPAEKAAQRRLINKLPASEKRELYKEYKKGGRYIVPEALEQRATEEFEIDPAQNEGAAFAFHDVKRKKTERMQMHGGDCECCKGYYEAVGVMPKFHRAPTWKDQEQIEEENGEQAVREHLNKVSRHREDWVKPPTPPGYWKIGFPTTQEVEEQNRKADEMARERDEKIRKEAMQKDGKWRKKSNV, from the exons ATGGACACTGCGAAGCGTAATCGGCTGCTTACCCGCACCCAAACAGATACGGAAAGAGCTAGTCGCTGGTGGGCTGAAGGAATTAAGGCTTCAGCTTCCGCTTCATGCGATTTATCGTCTGTCCTCAACTCGCCCAGTAAACGGAATCGTGctatggaggaagaaatcaaGCGTTTGAATGAAGAGCTCGTAGCGACAAGGAAGGGATATGAGAGacagatggaagaggaggctaAGTTAAGCATGAGTCTGCGAGATCGGATAGGCAGACTGGAAGGAAAGTtcagaaaggaaaaggcgaagGTGGAACTCGCACAAATAAAAGAAAGCGAGATGAAAGTTTCTTTAGAGCTGTTGGAAGACCAGCtaaagagagagagggaggattGGAGCAAATACGTGCACGACCTAAAGGCAACGCTagcaaaagaaagagacgaGAAAAGAACATTACAGGAGGAGATAGACAACCTAAAAAAAGAGACGAGCAGACCAGCTGAAGTCAGTGCAGTACCTCCAAGCGATCTCTTCATGAG TCCTCGGGCATTACAGCCAATAAATGTTAACATTCCCACTTCTCTCGCCTCAACTGCCCCCTCTACACCAAGCCGCAAGATCGCTGCGCAcccttcatctccgtcAGCGCTTCGCAAATCTTATGCACATCTTGAATCACAGCACAAGGCACTGAAGGCTGCCTACGACAGCCTTCAAGAACAACATGAAAGGGACATGAAGTATCTAAAGACCTATGCTGCAGTGGTGGCAgacagagaagaaaggagaaggaaaaaaagggcgGAGAAACGCGCAGAGAGATCAGCACGAAAAAACAGTACAGCCACCGAGACTTTTAACCATGAAGGAAACGCATCAGCTATTGTCCATCAGAAGGATAATGTGGGACCAGCTATGCCCAGTGCCATGGCAGGTAACGAAACCGATCCATTTGGAGCTATCGAAGCCAGCGACACAGAGATGGACACAGGCAATGTCGCACTCAACAGCACGACAGAAAATGGCCAGCCTACTCCCTTCGGGACACCCATACTGACGAACACGGCCCTGCGACAGGTGTCAGGCCCAACTTCTCCCGGGACACCGTCTTTGGCCCAACCCAAAAGCCAAAATCGCGCATCTCTATGGTTGGGGACACTCCAAACTCCAGCGCCCCCCACAAGTTTGAAGCGCAAAGAAAATGATCTCAATCttgatctcttctctcctccagaTAAAGACTCAGTTATAACGACTCCCTCTGCATTCAGTCGTAATCTTGTCAGAGACCGCCTCGGGGAGTCTTCGCTGCGCAAGACAGTCATTTCTCGTGCACTTGGTACCGGAATGCCCAATCCATTAACACTACGATCTGAAACCAGTTCGACAAGCACTCCTGGTCCCAGCTCAGCCAAAGGTGATTCATCCGGCGCCAAAAGGAAGGCCATTGATCTAGAAGGGCTATCTCCCGCTGAGAAAGCCGCTCAACGAAGATTGATTAATAAGTTGCCGGCGTCCGAAAAGCGTGAACTGTACAAAGAGTACAAGAAGGGCGGAAGATACATCGTTCCAGAAGCTCT GGAACAACGTGCAACAGAAGAGTTTGAAATTGACCCTGCACAAAACGAGGGTGCAGCTTTCGCCTTCCACGATGTCAAACGGAAGAAAACGGAAAGAATGCAGATGCATGGGGGAGATTGTGAATGCTGCAAAGGA TATTACGAGGCTGTCGGAGTTATGCCAAAGTTTCATCGGGCCCCAACATGGAAGGATCAAGAACAAattgaggaagaaaatggGGAACAAGCAGTAAGAGAGCATCTTAATAAAGTCTCTCGACATCGTGAAGAT TGGGTGAAACCACCGACCCCACCTGGATACTGGAAAATTGGATTTCCCACCACtcaggaggtggaggagcagaATAGGAAAGCGGATGAGATGGCAAGGGAACGGGATGAAAAAATCCGGAAGGAAGCAAT GCAGAAAGATGGTAAATGGCGAAAGAAATCGAATGTATAA
- a CDS encoding uricase (Urate oxidase), putative codes for MSHPGYLSAARYGKDLVKVARVVRDGEQHHIVEYTLRVLLEGEIETSYTEADNSCVVATDTVKNTCNIFAKTSPYVLDAPVFALHLGLHFVTKYKHIHKCFVDIIGLKWSRISVDGKPHKWSFIRDGDEKAIVECVVDGTAGPDAATANVKIGIKDLLVLKTSGSAFENFHRDENTTLADVADRIFSTSVSLQCSISLPPNTPLTIDNLGSIAKELDFPKMKELILKDVLDTFATDESASVQATLYLTLQKILASCPAVKDASMQLPNKHYIPVNLSAFGLDNKLGYEGGAEVFYPAADPSGYITATVTRK; via the exons ATGTCCCATCCTGGTTACCTCTCCGCTGCTCGATACG GTAAGGACCTTGTAAAGGTCGCACGAGTCGTCCGTGATGGTGAGCAACACCATATCGTTGAGTACACCCTCCGAG TCCTCCTTGAAGGCGAGATTGAGACCTCTTACACAGAGGCCGACAACTCCTGCGTCGTTGCTACCGACACTG TGAAGAACACTTGCAACA TCTTTGCCAAAACCTCCCCTTACGTCCTTGATGCCCCTGTCTTTGCCCTCCATCTTGGTTTGCACTTTGTCACCAAATACAAGCACATCCATAAGTGTTTTGTGGACATAATTGGCCTTAAGTGGAGCCGCATCTCT GTCGACGGCAAGCCTCACAAGTGGTCCTTCATACGAGACGGTGACGAAAAGGCGATTGTTGAATGCGTTGTGGATGGCACTGCCGGCCCCGACGCTGCCACCGCGAACGTGAAAATTGGTATCAAGGATCTTCTTG TTTTAAAGACGAGCGGATCAGCTTTCGAAAACTTCCACCGAGATGAGAATACCACTCTTGCTG ATGTTGCAGACCGTATTTTCTCTACATCCGTCTCTCTCCAATGCTCtatttcccttcctcctaATACCCCTCTCACCATCGACAACCTTGGGTCTATTGCCAAGGAACTCGATTTCCCTaagatgaaggagcttATCCTCAAGGATGTCCTCGACACTTTTGCTACCGACGAAAGCGCTAGTGTTCAAGCTACTCTTTACCTCACTCTCCAGAAGATTTTGGCTTCATGCCCTGCCGTCAAGGACGCTTCTATGCAGTTACCCAACAAGCACTACAT ACCTGTCAACCTTAGTGCTTTTGGCTTGGACAATAAATTGGGTTACGAAGGTGGTGCTGAGGTCTTCTACCCTGCTGCCGATCCCAGCGGTTACATCACGGCCACTGTCACCAGGAAATAA